In Daphnia magna isolate NIES linkage group LG6, ASM2063170v1.1, whole genome shotgun sequence, the following are encoded in one genomic region:
- the LOC116921032 gene encoding uncharacterized protein LOC116921032: MLENDPGKRMTSTQVADQLKSIKDKIAGKEKELLELCGRDNRLDLTEKIQNFIQFGINLNAKDDGGRNALHLLCQNYSSPKLTDAIKLLIENKIDVNAKDNDGLNAIHYLCRYHSSQNLIKAIEILIHFGIDAKATTNDGSNALHYLCRYNASQNLNDAIKIFIKLGLDLMTEDNNGWSALYYLHNKDKKEMKISFDRDALLGQGAFATVFKGKFRGRDVAVKRVALRRVDEREEEAMLNKLEHPNIVKLFHCEKDNDFMYLAMELCVASLDQLFLDPEDPRKYRGPMPRDIEVFHQLASGLEHIHSKKFIHRNIEPNNILISATSARRQIEVTLKWAGFGLAKSVNEMGLHSWSGVRGSRTWWAPEVLEKLINGEMVEQEEIWETVKSDVFVLGLVFGYLFLEGEHLYGSSQIEINKNIIEKNPVNMQKIDGELRKYYADDLLMKMLEDDPQKRITSEEVVKQLQSINYKLTEKEEELRQMHPQESSSALPGISGVSIHDDNVITKDKGKRNALHVLCESHSSSNLINEIKRLIKIGYKVNDKDKDGRNALHYLCQDNSSSNLVEAIKLFIDTGIDAKEKDNDEWNALHYLCRFNSSSDLRDAIQMLIKHGIDANEKTNDGCNTLHLLCQNHSTSNFIDAIQILIQQGIDVKEKDKNGRNALFFLIRNSSMDKHLKANVFRFLIRHGIQVHSENEESCNRYQDFFKENDNWGKICFDVLVEEGIRFGWHDACEHCQQILSIKERPRLRLQHHQMFSSCYLVFNSLMEEWAKSTKKSGESELDIKNPTEWLREKAEQYHQSETEKRYKEDFEFMAEVSEQVKDGSNSGYFNCDNYERYLRSMYSIAEMTGSKESMGQIQLFYLLPFDFAIYYGNEKESDIKRAKIEWDRTLFSWAHTETDEYYGKYLKEDANEGFFLPKEFKHKCHGEL, translated from the exons atgttggaaaacgACCCTGGTAAAAGGATGACATCAACACAAGTGGCCGACCAATTAAAATCGATCAAAGATAAG attgctggaaaagaaaaagaattgcttGAATTGTGTGGGCGTGACAATCGATTGGATCTAAcggaaaaaattcaaaacttcATTCAGTTCGGAATTAATCTGAACGCAAAGGACGACGGTGGAAGGAATGCGCTCCATCTTTTGTGTCAAAACTATTCCAGCCCAAAATTAACTGACGCAATTAAACTTctcatcgaaaacaaaatcgaCGTGAATGCAAAGGACAACGATGGGCTGAACGCAATTCACTATTTGTGTCGATACCATTCAAGCCAAAACTTAATTAAAGCAATTGAAATCTTGATTCATTTCGGAATCGACGCGAAAGCTACGACCAACGATGGATCAAATgcgctccattatttgtgtcgaTACAATGCAAGCCAAAATTTAAACGAcgcaataaaaattttcatcAAGCTCGGATTGGATCTGATGACAGAGGACAACAACGGATGGAGTGCGTTATATTATTTGCATAACAAAGAtaagaaggaaatgaaaatttcgTTCGACCGCGATGCTCTACTCGGGCAAGGTGCCTTTGCTACGGTATTTAAAGGAAAGTTCAGAGGCCGTGACGTCGCAGTAAAAAGAGTTGCTTTACGCCGTGTCGacgaaagagaagaagaagcaatgCTCAACAAGTTAGAACATCCAAACATCGTTAAACTTTTTCACTGTGAAAAGGACAACGACTTCAT GTATCTCGCAATGGAATTGTGTGTTGCCTCGTTAGATCAGCTGTTCCTGGATCCGGAAGATCCCCGAAAATACAGAGGACCTATGCCACGTGATATTGAAGTTTTCCATCAATTAGCTTCAGGACTTGAACACATTCATTCGAAGAAATTTATTCATCGAAATATTGAACCGAATAACATCCTCAtttcggccacatctgctagACGACAAATAGAGGTGACACTCAAGTGGGCTGGTTTTGGACTGGCCAAATCCGTCAATGAAATGGGATTACACTCGTGGTCTGGAGTGAGAGGAAGCAGAACTTGGTGGGCACCGGAAGTGCTGGAAAAGCTCATCAACGGAGAAATGGtggaacaagaagaaatttgGGAAACCGTCAAGAGCGATGTGTTTGTCTTAGGACTCGTTTTCGGTTATCTTTTCTTGGAGGGAGAACATCTTTACGGTTCCAGCCAAATAGAAATTAACAAAAacataattgaaaaaaatccGGTGAATATGCAAA AAATTGATGGTGAATTGCGCAAATATTATGCGGATGACTTACTAATGAAAATGTTGGAAGACGACCCGCAAAAAAGAATAACTTCGGAAGAAGTCGTCAAACAACTGCAATCCATCAACTATAAG CtcactgaaaaagaagaagaattgcgTCAAATGCATCCTCAAGAATCTTCATCGGCTCTACCGGGAATAAGCGGAGTATCCATTCACGACGATAACGTGATTACAAAGGACAAGGGTAAAAGGAATGCACTCCATGTTTTGTGTGAAAGCCATTCAAGCTCCAATTTAATCAACGAAATAAAACGCTTGATCAAAATCGGGTACAAGGTGAATGATAAGGACAAGGACGGACGGAACGCGCTTCATTATTTGTGTCAAGACAATTCCAGTTCCAATTTAGTAGAGGCAATTAAACTCTTTATCGATACCGGAATCGACGCGAAGGAAAAGGACAACGATGAATGGAACGCactccattatttgtgtcgaTTTAATTCAAGCTCAGACTTGAGGGATGCAATTCAAATGTTAATCAAACACGGAATCGACGCGAACGAAAAGACAAACGATGGATGCAATACGCTCCATTTATTGTGTCAAAACCATTCAACCTCGAACTTCATAGACGCAATTCAAATATTAATCCAACAAGGAATCGACGTGaaagaaaaggacaaaaaTGGAAGGAATGCGCTCTTCTTCTTAATCAGAAACAGCAGTATGGATAAACATTTGAAAGCGAACGTCTTCAGATTTTTAATCCGACACGGGATTCAAGTACATAgcgaaaacgaagaaagttgCAATAGATATCAAGACTTTTTCAAAGAAAACGACAATTGGGGGAAAATATGTTTTGACGTTCTGGTAGAGGAAGGAATACGTTTTGGATGGCACGACGCTTGTGAACATTGCCAACAAATACT GTCGATTAAGGAAAGACCCCGATTACGATTGCAGCACCACCAAATGTTTAGCAGCTGCTATCTAGTATTTAATTCTCTCATGGAAGAATGGGCGAAATCAACTAAAAAATCTGGAGAATCTGAGCTGGATATTAAGAACCCAACAGAATGGCTACGCGAAAAAGCAGAACAATACCACCAAAGTGAAACTGAAAAAAGATACAAAGAAGACTTTGAATTCATGGCTGAGGTCAGTGAGCAAGTCAAAGACGGGAGCAACTCGGGTTATTTCAACTGTGACAACTATGAACGTTATTTGAGATCCATGTACTCGATCGCGGAAATGACTGGATCCAAAGAGTCCATGGGACAAATCCAATTGTTTTATCTTTTACCTTTTGATTTCGCAATTTATTATGGCAATGAGAAAGAATCAGACATCAAACGAGCGAAAATTGAATGGGACAGGACGCTTTTCAGCTGGGCACACACAGAAACTGACGAATATTACGGCAAATATCTGAAAGAGGATGCCAACGAGGGCTTTTTCCTGCCCAAAGAGTTCAAACACAAGTGTCATGGTGAGCTTTGA